The following coding sequences are from one Carassius auratus strain Wakin chromosome 15, ASM336829v1, whole genome shotgun sequence window:
- the LOC113115514 gene encoding olfactory receptor 52E4-like — MSSVSQSFSENKSIVYPEYFFIIGLSGIPYSTYYYIFLFIIYIFAVIENSVVLFIIAVDRNLHSPKYIGVFYLALADFGETNALIPNMMKIFVFDSQYISYNACLANMFFVHFFSTMQSLTLVVLAYDRFIAICLPLRYHAIVNNTVMTVVFVGLWGFNGGVVAFVVSSITRLSFCKSNVVPSYYCDHGPMYRLACNDVSINSFMAKLCTALYVVAPLLLIVLSYVGIFLALSKITTWEGRLKALKTCVSHLLLVGSFFLPITCIYITAVMVSLTPNARVISTSLAYAVPPMLNPIIYVLNTSEIKDLIKKYLKKRSTRIERVSN; from the coding sequence ATGAGTTCTGTAAGTCAAAGTTTTTCTGAGAATAAGTCCATTGTTTATCCTGAATACTTTTTCATCATTGGACTTTCAGGTATTCCATACAGCACTTATTactatattttcttatttatcatttatatcttTGCTGTAATTGAGAACTCTGTAGTCCTTTTTATTATAGCTGTTGACCGGAACCTGCACAGTCCAAAGTACATTGGTGTGTTTTACTTGGCCTTGGCTGACTTTGGTGAAACTAACGCACTGATTCCTAACATGatgaagatttttgtttttgactCACAGTACATCTCCTACAATGCTTGTTTGGCAAACATGTTTTTTGTTCACTTCTTTAGTACTATGCAGAGCCTCACTCTTGTTGTTCTGGCATATGATCGCTTCATTGCAATTTGTTTGCCATTAAGATATCACGCCATAGTGAATAATACTGTCATGACTGTAGTGTTTGTGGGATTATGGGGATTTAATGGTGGTGTTGTTGCCTTTGTTGTGTCTTCGATCACAAGACTTTCCTTCTGTAAATCCAACGTTGTACCTAGTTATTATTGTGATCATGGACCAATGTATAGGTTGGCATGTAACGATGTTAGCATTAATAGTTTCATGGCTAAACTCTGCACAGCTTTATATGTTGTAGCACCATTGCTCTTAATAGTGCTTTCATATGTGGGAATTTTTCTTGCATTAAGTAAAATAACAACTTGGGAAGGACGTTTAAAAGCACTGAAAACCTGTGTTTCTCACTTGTTGTTAGTGGGATCGTTTTTTCTTCCCATAACCTGCATATACATAACTGCAGTCATGGTTTCTCTTACTCCCAATGCAAGGGTCATTAGCACATCTCTGGCATATGCTGTTCCACCAATGCTAAATcccattatttatgttttaaatacatcTGAAATCAAagacttaattaaaaaatacctTAAAAAGAGATCAACACGAATTGAGAGGGTTTCAAACTAA